A single genomic interval of Thermodesulfatator atlanticus DSM 21156 harbors:
- the gatA gene encoding Asp-tRNA(Asn)/Glu-tRNA(Gln) amidotransferase subunit GatA — protein sequence MDWHKLPLTEQLAKLKAGEVSSVELAKALLSFIEEKDQKIKAFIKVTKEEALKQAEEADERRRKGDNAPLLGVPLAIKDNICIKGVETTCASKMLENFVPPFDATVITKLKEAGAVFLGKTNLDEFAMGSSTENSAFFPTHNPWDVERVPGGSSGGSAAAVAAGFCAGALGSDTGGSIRQPASFCGVVGLKPTYGRVSRYGLVAFASSLDQIGPITRTVKDTALILQVIAGKDPMDSTSVPKEVPNYLEELNMNISGAKIGVPEEYFGEGLSDEVREKIEDALKVFEKLGCQIKKVSLPHTPYAVAAYYIIAPAEASSNLARYDGVKYGLRVEGKDLIDMYKKTRSQGFGPEVKRRIMIGTYALSAGYYDAYYKKASQVRTLISQDFANAFEEVDFIVGPAAPTPAFKIGERISDPLQMYLSDIYTISVNLAGIVALSLPCGFTSQGLPVGMQIMGPHFSETKVLALGHKFEEETKFYEKYPEV from the coding sequence ATGGACTGGCATAAACTTCCCCTTACAGAACAGCTTGCCAAGCTAAAAGCAGGCGAGGTTAGCAGCGTTGAGTTAGCCAAGGCCCTGCTCTCTTTCATTGAGGAAAAAGACCAAAAAATCAAAGCTTTCATTAAAGTTACCAAAGAAGAAGCTTTAAAGCAGGCCGAAGAGGCAGATGAGAGAAGGCGTAAAGGAGACAACGCCCCACTTCTTGGTGTGCCTCTAGCTATCAAAGACAATATTTGTATCAAAGGCGTTGAGACCACGTGTGCCTCCAAGATGCTTGAAAATTTCGTACCACCTTTCGATGCTACCGTGATTACCAAACTGAAAGAAGCCGGAGCGGTTTTCCTTGGGAAAACCAATCTGGACGAATTTGCCATGGGCTCCTCTACAGAAAACTCGGCCTTTTTTCCAACCCACAATCCGTGGGATGTTGAGCGTGTGCCAGGAGGTTCTTCAGGGGGCTCTGCCGCAGCGGTAGCTGCGGGTTTTTGCGCAGGGGCCCTTGGCTCAGATACCGGGGGCTCTATCAGGCAGCCTGCTTCTTTTTGCGGGGTGGTGGGGCTTAAGCCTACTTACGGGCGTGTTTCCCGATATGGGCTGGTGGCCTTTGCTTCTTCTCTTGATCAAATAGGCCCGATCACCCGAACCGTAAAAGACACCGCGCTTATTCTTCAGGTAATAGCGGGCAAAGACCCTATGGATTCAACTTCGGTACCTAAAGAAGTGCCAAATTACCTGGAAGAATTAAACATGAATATAAGTGGTGCCAAAATAGGTGTTCCTGAAGAATATTTTGGCGAAGGTCTTTCTGATGAGGTACGGGAAAAAATAGAAGACGCCCTTAAAGTGTTTGAAAAACTTGGCTGTCAAATAAAAAAAGTTTCTCTGCCACACACTCCTTATGCGGTAGCTGCCTACTATATCATTGCCCCGGCTGAAGCAAGCTCAAACCTTGCCCGCTACGATGGCGTTAAATATGGCCTAAGGGTGGAAGGCAAAGATCTTATAGATATGTACAAAAAAACCCGCTCTCAGGGATTTGGCCCTGAAGTGAAAAGACGTATCATGATTGGGACCTATGCGTTGTCAGCGGGCTATTATGACGCCTATTACAAAAAGGCCTCTCAAGTAAGAACTCTGATTTCCCAGGATTTTGCTAATGCCTTTGAAGAAGTAGATTTTATAGTTGGCCCTGCAGCGCCAACCCCGGCCTTTAAGATTGGCGAAAGAATAAGTGATCCCCTTCAGATGTATCTCTCCGACATCTACACCATCTCAGTAAACCTGGCCGGCATTGTGGCTTTAAGTCTTCCCTGTGGTTTTACATCTCAGGGGCTTCCGGTAGGAATGCAAATCATGGGGCCCCATTTTAGCGAAACAAAAGTGCTTGCCCTGGGACACAAATTCGAGGAAGAAACCAAATTTTACGAAAAGTATCCTGAGGTGTGA
- the gatC gene encoding Asp-tRNA(Asn)/Glu-tRNA(Gln) amidotransferase subunit GatC: MAITKEEVEHVAHLARLEFSEDEIDLFAEQLADILTYVAKLNELNTENVEPTYHALRLTNVFREDEVKESYPTDEILKNAPERENGFFVVPKVIK; the protein is encoded by the coding sequence ATGGCCATCACCAAAGAAGAAGTAGAACACGTGGCCCATCTTGCACGTTTAGAATTCTCAGAGGATGAAATAGACCTTTTTGCCGAACAACTGGCAGACATATTAACTTACGTTGCCAAATTAAACGAGCTTAACACTGAAAACGTAGAACCAACTTATCACGCCCTTAGGCTCACTAACGTATTCCGTGAAGACGAAGTCAAAGAATCATATCCCACCGATGAAATCCTTAAAAACGCTCCTGAACGGGAAAATGGCTTTTTCGTAGTACCCAAAGTTATAAAATAG
- the thiD gene encoding bifunctional hydroxymethylpyrimidine kinase/phosphomethylpyrimidine kinase, whose amino-acid sequence MSRIVVATIAGSDPSGGAGLQTDLRVFSLLGAYGQTVITALTVQNSLGVKRWQAVTPDLVKDQLVALFEDLPPLAIKTGMLANAEIIREVAQGLREYKPMLIIDPVMVAKSGDPLLKKDAEDALVKELLPLATVITPNIPEAEHILGEKITDIPNALEKLKKLGPQAVIIKGGHLSGENATDYLLHEDKVYTFSSPRVEGRVGHGTGCTFSAALTVFLAQGKKLPEAVKLAKDFVFLGLLGAKASPLGKGVSPLDHLVHFERLKEAPHILKELEEAAAYFCSYPVRPLIPEVQTNLGYALPFAQKQEEVAAFPGRIVAFGQGAHPVGCPRFGASRHIANVILAAGKFNHEIRAAMNIRFREEFLEKAQKMGFTVGEFSRADEPREIKEKEGSTLSWGVTEICKKLGFVPDFIADRGEVGKEPMIRILGKDPFEVVKKALKLLEGG is encoded by the coding sequence ATGTCACGGATTGTAGTTGCTACCATTGCCGGCTCAGACCCAAGTGGAGGCGCAGGGCTACAAACAGACCTGCGCGTGTTCTCCCTGCTTGGCGCTTACGGACAAACGGTTATCACCGCGCTCACCGTACAGAACTCTTTAGGGGTCAAACGCTGGCAGGCAGTAACTCCTGATCTAGTTAAAGACCAGCTCGTAGCCCTTTTTGAAGACTTACCGCCCTTGGCCATTAAAACCGGCATGCTTGCCAACGCTGAAATCATACGGGAAGTGGCTCAAGGCCTGCGAGAATACAAGCCCATGCTAATAATAGACCCCGTTATGGTGGCTAAAAGCGGAGACCCTCTCTTAAAAAAAGACGCCGAAGACGCCCTGGTCAAAGAACTTCTCCCCCTGGCAACAGTAATAACGCCAAATATTCCTGAAGCGGAACACATCCTGGGCGAAAAAATAACAGACATCCCGAATGCCCTTGAAAAACTTAAAAAACTAGGCCCCCAAGCTGTTATCATTAAAGGGGGGCATCTCTCAGGAGAAAATGCCACAGATTACCTCTTACACGAGGACAAAGTTTATACTTTTTCTTCTCCTCGAGTAGAAGGCAGGGTGGGACATGGCACTGGTTGCACTTTTTCAGCAGCCCTGACTGTTTTCCTTGCCCAGGGGAAAAAGCTTCCCGAGGCTGTTAAGCTGGCCAAAGATTTTGTCTTTTTGGGACTCCTTGGGGCAAAAGCATCGCCCCTTGGCAAAGGAGTCTCGCCTCTTGACCACCTGGTGCATTTCGAACGCTTAAAAGAAGCCCCGCACATCCTTAAGGAACTCGAAGAAGCGGCCGCTTATTTTTGCAGCTATCCAGTGCGCCCGTTAATTCCCGAAGTCCAGACAAACCTTGGTTATGCCCTGCCCTTTGCTCAGAAGCAAGAAGAAGTAGCTGCCTTCCCAGGACGCATTGTGGCTTTTGGCCAGGGAGCACACCCTGTGGGATGCCCGCGTTTTGGTGCCTCAAGGCACATTGCCAATGTTATCCTAGCGGCAGGTAAGTTTAACCACGAAATAAGAGCCGCCATGAATATTCGATTTCGCGAAGAATTTCTTGAAAAAGCGCAAAAAATGGGTTTTACCGTGGGCGAATTTTCCCGGGCTGATGAACCCCGAGAAATAAAAGAAAAAGAAGGATCAACCCTTTCCTGGGGTGTTACCGAAATTTGCAAAAAGTTAGGATTTGTCCCTGACTTCATCGCAGACAGGGGTGAAGTTGGCAAAGAACCCATGATTCGCATTCTTGGTAAAGACCCTTTTGAAGTGGTAAAAAAGGCCCTTAAATTGCTTGAAGGAGGTTAA
- the mnmE gene encoding tRNA uridine-5-carboxymethylaminomethyl(34) synthesis GTPase MnmE, translating to MKDLAYAEATIAAIATPVGPGAIGVIKVSGNLCEKIFHRLFKPRKKIKEIQSHRLYYGYIVDPETGATIDEVLITLMRKPHTYTREDVLEIYGHSGYLVLSKILELVLREGARLAEPGEFTRRAFLNGRIDLSQAEALLDLIEARSEKSLKLALNQLKGALSEKLKPVRDALLSALAVVEVAVDFPEEDVELLAHYELAANLENQVISRIQELLKNYHQGRLYREGIAVVIAGRPNVGKSSLLNALLAEERAIVTPVPGTTRDIIEEFINLKGLPIRLIDTAGLRQTQDVVEEIGVKRAREKISQADVVILVVDGARLPEEEDLKIYQEIKTSPYIVVVNKIDIAQEETLNEWKKIFPEEKTVFISALTGEGLEALTEKVFEVVTGSTEEIVPSVAPNLRQKMALEAALNALKRAVTNLKQPNVYPELVAVDLREALDHLGEITGETTTEDLLDRIFSNFCIGK from the coding sequence ATGAAAGACTTGGCCTATGCTGAAGCTACTATTGCTGCCATAGCCACCCCGGTTGGCCCGGGGGCGATAGGGGTTATCAAAGTAAGTGGCAATCTTTGTGAAAAGATCTTCCACAGGCTTTTCAAGCCCCGTAAAAAGATAAAAGAAATTCAAAGCCACCGCCTTTATTACGGCTATATCGTTGATCCAGAAACCGGTGCCACCATTGACGAAGTCCTTATCACCCTTATGCGCAAACCCCACACGTACACCCGCGAAGATGTCCTGGAAATCTACGGACACAGCGGCTATCTCGTGCTCAGCAAGATCCTTGAACTGGTTCTGAGAGAAGGCGCCCGCCTTGCTGAACCTGGTGAGTTTACCAGACGTGCTTTTTTAAACGGACGCATCGATCTTTCTCAGGCAGAAGCCCTTCTTGACCTTATCGAAGCCCGCTCTGAAAAAAGTCTTAAGCTTGCTCTTAATCAATTAAAGGGTGCGCTTTCTGAAAAATTAAAACCCGTGCGTGACGCCCTGCTTTCAGCCCTTGCGGTAGTAGAAGTAGCTGTTGATTTCCCCGAAGAAGACGTTGAACTTCTGGCTCACTATGAACTTGCGGCTAACCTTGAAAACCAGGTCATAAGTCGCATCCAAGAATTGCTTAAAAATTACCACCAGGGGCGCCTTTATCGCGAAGGAATAGCAGTGGTGATTGCCGGGAGGCCAAATGTTGGCAAATCAAGCCTTTTAAACGCCCTCCTAGCGGAAGAACGTGCTATTGTGACACCGGTGCCAGGCACCACCCGGGACATTATCGAAGAATTTATCAACTTAAAAGGCCTTCCTATCCGCCTGATAGACACCGCCGGGCTGAGACAAACCCAAGATGTTGTTGAAGAAATCGGAGTCAAACGTGCGCGGGAAAAAATCTCCCAGGCTGATGTAGTCATCCTGGTGGTAGATGGTGCAAGGCTTCCTGAGGAAGAAGACCTGAAAATTTATCAGGAAATTAAGACAAGCCCCTACATCGTAGTAGTAAATAAAATTGACATTGCCCAAGAAGAAACCCTAAATGAATGGAAAAAAATCTTTCCAGAAGAAAAAACAGTCTTTATCTCTGCGCTCACGGGAGAGGGCCTTGAGGCCTTAACTGAAAAAGTCTTCGAAGTGGTTACCGGAAGCACCGAAGAAATTGTCCCCTCTGTGGCCCCAAACCTGCGCCAAAAAATGGCCCTTGAGGCGGCACTTAATGCCCTTAAACGTGCCGTAACAAACCTTAAACAACCAAATGTTTATCCCGAACTTGTGGCGGTTGATTTAAGAGAGGCCCTTGATCATTTGGGAGAAATTACGGGAGAGACCACCACCGAAGACCTCCTTGATCGTATCTTTAGCAATTTTTGCATTGGAAAGTAG
- the jag gene encoding RNA-binding cell elongation regulator Jag/EloR, whose protein sequence is MMAKEFEGKNIEQAIEEACRHFGVSKEKLDIEIISQGSTGLFGIGAKKARIKASLKPETILKQREEEAQKVLKEIISAAGFEIEIKTKQENGKIYIELTGVDSSLLLAKRGAPLNALQYLVNKIVAKRLGVGAKIVFDIEGFREDREKKLKSLAQKAAREAKKTRKPFSLPPMPAHERRVIHLTIKEMPGVESKSRGRGSERHVVVFPKNNRRNKRRKQ, encoded by the coding sequence ATGATGGCAAAAGAATTCGAAGGCAAAAATATCGAACAAGCAATAGAAGAAGCATGCAGACATTTCGGAGTTTCAAAAGAAAAACTTGACATAGAAATCATCAGTCAGGGATCTACAGGTCTTTTCGGAATAGGAGCGAAAAAAGCTCGGATAAAAGCTTCGCTAAAACCAGAAACCATTCTTAAACAACGAGAAGAAGAAGCACAAAAAGTCTTAAAGGAAATCATTTCGGCTGCAGGTTTTGAAATAGAAATCAAAACCAAACAAGAAAACGGAAAAATTTATATCGAACTCACGGGAGTTGATAGCAGTCTTTTGCTGGCCAAAAGGGGAGCGCCTCTTAACGCCTTGCAGTATCTGGTAAACAAAATAGTTGCTAAACGTCTAGGGGTAGGCGCAAAAATAGTTTTTGACATTGAAGGATTTCGCGAAGACCGGGAAAAGAAGCTTAAGTCTCTTGCCCAAAAGGCTGCCAGAGAAGCCAAAAAGACCAGAAAACCATTTTCACTTCCCCCGATGCCTGCCCATGAAAGACGGGTGATTCATCTCACTATTAAAGAAATGCCCGGGGTTGAAAGCAAAAGCCGCGGTCGCGGGAGCGAACGCCACGTGGTAGTTTTCCCCAAAAACAACAGACGTAACAAACGTCGTAAACAATGA